From the genome of Nicotiana tabacum cultivar K326 chromosome 17, ASM71507v2, whole genome shotgun sequence:
ATCATAGATAGAAACAGAGAAGCTAGGACATGATTACTGTTGTCGAAGTCTTTTTCCTTTGATGTCAATATTAGAAATTTGAGATTAAAAGTGCTCTACTTTTGCATACTTGAACATTAATTTCCTTGTAAGATGATATCTTAAGGATCAAATTTCTTTTAGTGAGATAATTAGGGGACTAGTCAGGCCAAAAAAAAAACCCAGGAATATTCGTCTATTAAACCCATTATTCTGATTACCGCACTCTGAAAATAACAAACCAAAATATTCCTTGAACAACAAAAGATGGTCTACCAGGCTAGCTACAAGCTATAACATCCTCAAGAACAAATGCAATAACAAAGCTAGAAGAATGTTGAAAGAAACTAGAAAACAGAAATTACATAATATTAATAATAGAGCCACATGTTATTAGTTTTCTTGTGCTGCCACGTAAGTTGTGCATTTTAGGAGTTGATCTTCCTGCAGCTCTTCCTAATTTCTCCCCTGGAACCCGTCAAAGGtgaaatatttcccatcttaacCATAGACTTAGCGAATTGCTCAAAGAAAAGCTCATTGTTCTCTGCATACTGTTTCACTAAGTTTAATGATTCTTGATTCTTAGTAACAAGAACTTGGTCTGAGTTCAGTAAACCCTTTGAAGCCAACAAGTTTTTGAAGTAGTTGTTGTCAAATTTTGTTGGGGATACAAAGTCCAAGAAGAATAAGTTTTGGTCGCCACCAGATCTTGGGCACTTAGTGCGCAACTGTGCGGCATATGACTCTTCCAACGTAAAGTCTGGTTTACTGTTTCCTGACTGATTGTAGAGTCTCTGCCTGAAGCTGGTGCATCTTGCATTTCCAATTGTGTGGCTCCCTGTAGTGGCATTAATTAAGTGACAACCTATTTAGCCTACAGTCTAATTTTTCTAGAATTCActctaaaaaaaaaaagctatCAGATACATGTCATCGTTTTAATATTCCGGAAAATAAGACATCTTACCTAGCAGCTTAAGATACACTGGTGATGTAAGATCTCTTTACATATCATTGTAAATAAGTTAAACCCTATAATTTCATGTGTGATATGTAGTTTAGCAAAGGATTTAAAGTGCAATTTAACATGTAATAGCAGGTTGCCTGCTTTATTTTTCAGATAAATATACTTTCACTTATTATAGGAAGTTACCTATAGTTATCGTTAAACTATAGGTGGTCTAACTGTGTAAAAACGATTTTTTACTGATAGTGTTTATAAGTTAAATTCTTTAGCtaggaaagagagagagaaacttTTACCGGATAAAGCTACAAGGTCAACAATATTAAGCCCCTTTAACTTGAATTTAGTGAGAATGGTATTAAATGTGTTGTTTGGAGCAGGAATGTTATTGTTGGAGCCACTTAAACTAGCACCTCTGGAGTCTCTCCTTCCCAATGGGACCTCCCAGTTTGGTCCGCCAGCCTATATacacaaataaaaaattattatgtcAGTTATATAATCTCTTAGAAATGATCAACTTTCATTCCTATATATGCGTGCTAGGTGTTTAACTTACTAAAACTGTTGAATCCCTTGCAGCTAATGCCAAGATATCTGCACAAGAGACTGTTTGAGGGCACTCCTTTTCTAATGCCTTCTTAATCTCATCAATGACTTCAAATCCACGAGCCGAATTCCTGTTGGGATTTGATCTTTTCTCACTAATTATGCTTCCACTGCTGTCAAGAAGTAGAGATGCATCACACCCCTACACGACACAATGAAAATAATAGTTAGTCCGAGTTACGTGGTCCGAAGGGGTTCAACTGAATTTGCTTTGTCGATATAGGATTGAATCTCTATGACTTAAAGGAATCCTAGTCATGTAGCGGCAAAGGCTGACTAAATTTTTGCTTTAGGCCAAAAGTACGAATAACGTGTGACATTCTAGCATTTTTTTCTGAGTCTCCTTAGTAGAATAATTGTgacattcttattttttttccccTTTTCGAATACCCTGATTAAAATTCCAGACtcaaacaaatataaatactGCATAAAATAAGGCGTGAGCTTTACCTTGACAAAGCAGTCGTGAAAATGCAGCCTCAATAATGAAGCAGCCATTCGAGCTTCTTTGGCTACAGCGTTGGCAACAATAAACTTAATAATTTCTTTTGCTTGGGGACATGATTGGTCATAAAATTGTGGGAATAAGTAACCACCATAAGTCTTAATAGAGAAACAAATTGGTGCAAAAGCAAGGAGAACAATAACCATGAAGAAGCTCAAGGATTGAGCCATACTTAGAGTGTATTAATAAGGTAACTTAGTATATAAGtgattaatttgagaatgtaAGTAGGCTATATGGCTTGCTTTGATGAAATTGAAGGGGGGAAGTTACGAGTAGTATATATAGTGTTCAATGAATGGAGTGTTGTTACAAAGGGGAGACATATTGATGGAGTTGGTAGCTTATTAGTTATGATTAGTAGTTTTTTTCCATGAGCTCACTTATATAGTGTAGCAGAGTCATGTGCTTTACAAGTACAATGATGATTGATTTGGTCTGTGATAAGGAAATGAcaattttttcaaagtttaaCTCATTCTTAATGCAATTCTGATGTTTGGCAACAACTGCTTACCTTACTAATAGCTTAATTAGCTATTTTAGACCTTTACAAAGTTGATCAAGAATACAAAGTTGATCAAGgttacatatataataaaatagAAAGAATGTGGACTTAGTATGAAAATTATTCGTGGGTTACAAAAGTCAAAAGTTCTTCTATAAATAAATGTGCATGCGTTGGTCAACCACACATCCATTGCTTTTGGGTGAAGGGATGTCTATATGACATACATGCATGAAATATAAAAGTATTCAAAAtctaaaatttgagaaaagtGGGAGCAGAAACACCTGCTCTGTTGACCAAAAAGGATCTCAAGATTACTTTAATATGACCAAAGATTACTTAATCTCCCAAACATTATACAACCCTTCcatgtattatatatactatatacttAAAGATTTAATTTATTAGtaatatttgaaaatttcaaagtaaGTTAATTGCTTGTTGACTAGCAAAAAGGTATACGGATTAATACTGTTTTGGACAGTGCTTATCCAACATACCTTAAGCTTGTAGTTtacaattttaagacaacaaataTTAGCTCATGTAAGTAGTTGAGTTGTACTTGAATTAGTAACAATAATAGTATTCAAATATGCGCTCATGCGTTACAGAAGCAAAGAAATATTATGACCTACAAATTGATAAGATTAGCGAATATTAGGTGAATCTGATTGGTCCAAAGTccaaaaaatgacaaaaaagataaaggaaaaagaataGGTTAGGAGAGCTGCTCCTCTGATTTGTCAAAGATGAACAAAATCGTCCTTAATGCCCAATTTACTCCGAAACTGTTCTTTACTAGAACAAGGACAACGTGTCTCCATTTTTTTGAAGACGATTATTTCTCCATTTTCTCATTATCAAGTTATTAACGAACTGTCCTTTTGCGGAATAATTGCAGTAAAGCTGGGCAATGGAAGAAGTTGTTCGAGCAGGTCcagcaaatttatgaattttATGCTCTGGAATGGGACAACATGCTATTTGTGTTGGAGTTGAGCTCAAGCTAACCTAATTTGTTGCTGATGCTGACACACATCCTATATAATAGGCC
Proteins encoded in this window:
- the LOC107820136 gene encoding peroxidase 72-like; this translates as MAQSLSFFMVIVLLAFAPICFSIKTYGGYLFPQFYDQSCPQAKEIIKFIVANAVAKEARMAASLLRLHFHDCFVKGCDASLLLDSSGSIISEKRSNPNRNSARGFEVIDEIKKALEKECPQTVSCADILALAARDSTVLAGGPNWEVPLGRRDSRGASLSGSNNNIPAPNNTFNTILTKFKLKGLNIVDLVALSGSHTIGNARCTSFRQRLYNQSGNSKPDFTLEESYAAQLRTKCPRSGGDQNLFFLDFVSPTKFDNNYFKNLLASKGLLNSDQVLVTKNQESLNLVKQYAENNELFFEQFAKSMVKMGNISPLTGSRGEIRKSCRKINS